The sequence ATTCGAACACAAGTTTGATTCCTGAAAAAGGAAACTGttagaataataattaaatgattaaattcactctTTCTTGACGGCTCAAGCTTCTGAGACAATTGATAATCTATTACTGACTAAACTTATTAAAGTattctttaaaagaaaagtcAGATAGCAAAGTGactaaagaaacaagaaaattaCTGTTAATTTCAGAAATTTAGGcaagaaaataatatagcaaTAATATGAATGGAACCTTCTTTTTTGGGTCAGCAGCTCAAAAACTACTTCATATACACGAAAAATGTTGGCACGATAAGGTGGGTCAAAGATTAGAAAAAGCAGCATCAATTATTCCATTTCATATAATTTATGATCATGTGACCATGTCATATAGTGGACCTTTCTTTTTGTTGACATTTTAGGTCTAGGGTATTCCTTGGTGGGTGGCCACTTTCCCATTTCTAATGCAGTGTGATAACAAATTAATCGCTAATAGTGAATTGCTATTATGTTCACTATCCATGAACATTCCCAAAAACCTGGTTGTATGCTTTCTGAAATATTGTAACTGCAAGTTCAACAAACTAGGCTTGTTTGGGAGGGGACAAAGGAATGAAATGAATTGAAAGggattttcaagaaaattttatttatttttctattagaATTAAGTAGGAAAAAATGGAATGGTTAGAAAGGAACGTTCATTTACTTCAATTCCCTGTTAAGGGCTTTTCTAAACAGTGGGAGGAATACTCATTCCTTTAATGAAATGAATGCAAAAATATAGATTTTATCCTATTATgaaaaaagacaaataaaagatgaatggtataatagtaaaattatatatttcttatatttctGTTACTGTACGTTAATACCAAACATAGACCAAGAAAGTAGAATTTACCTTCAAGATAGACAGAACCATTGGAGTTGAATCCAATGCTTCCTGGATAGCTGCCTGGAAGTTTTGATGGAAGAGAGCCTCCTGCAGTGAGCCCCAAAGACAGCTTCACTGCTTCGCCACCTTTACCACTTTCTTCAATGTCAACCTTCAACTCTTCAAACTTGTTAACTCTATGACTACTGCTTGTAACATGGACTAAAGATTCTGAATAATTAGCTTTTCCATTCAAACTCTCTTGTATAAGTTTAGTCTTCTCACCTTCTTTAGCCTTGCCTACCGATTCTTTGTCATCGccatgagaaaataaaattgtgacTTCAAAATAAGCTTCTTGAGGAAAAGCAATATTATTTCCCAAAGAAGGACCTGGTAAAGGCAAAGCTGTTCTAATTACAGTTGTAGCAGTTGTGGAAGGTTGGCTTAGACTCACTCTCTTTAACCCTGAATTGAACCTTATCTTTTGCATGTATTCCACTGATCCTGGACAAACTTCCCAGCTTATTTCAGCCTCAGTTTCATTCCTTTGATCACCAACAGCGCATAAACCCAGCAGTGATGTTGATCTTGTTGATGTGTTGTTGTCCATGAAAGCAAATTGAGACCATCCATTCTCAACAGCATCGGTAATGAGTGATGGATTATCACCCCAACTGAACAAAGGTTTCACCGAAACCCCACGTTGAAAAACATGATTCCCTCTTCTTCTAGCTTCTGAATTATCAGGTTGATGATGAACACTAGCTCTTGAAACATTATTCCCAATCCCAGTTGCTCGAAAACTCGGAACGCCTAACGGTTCTACAACTTCTTTACGTTGTCTGCAACGACACCACCTCCAAACCAAAAGAACAAGAAGGGAAGTAAGAACTACGATGGACAAAGCCACCACTGTAACTTGTATCCATCCAAGCATCTCTCAACTTTAGctcctccaattttttttctcttttttgttccTTCTCTTAGGCTTTGAATGGTACTAGTTTGGATTAGATAAGAagagaggaatttggagaattttCGTGGGAATGAAAAGTTCAAGAGACAGGCAGGCGTGGACTAGGACCGATTCAAGAAAGGCAGGAGAGCGTGGTGTGAGAAAACGATAAAGGCGTCAATGGCAAAGAAGATATAGCAATCTTGTGTTTGAAGAGATGTGGGATTAATGTTTTTCAATACAATAGAAGACTTTTTATTGGGTCTAATTCTTTTTGATGTGATACTTGAACCGACAGACTTGCCTCATTTATAATACGCGTTTTTTGATTCATTTTTAGTTTCGAAGGTAAGAGAGACAAGAGGGGTATTTTTGTTTCATATATAAGCAATTCTAGAATCTAAAATGTCAAATTCGAATTGGGGGCTTTTCatgttgtttttttctttcctattttgttGTCTGACAGTTGGGTTTGATGAGGGGACAATGAGACCATTTGGAATACCGCCAAGCCGGCAAAGAGGGAGGCtgttaaaaagtgaaaaagaggTGAGATGTTGAAAAACAGAGGAACATGAAATCTTTTTGTTGTATGTGCCGGTAGTTATTTGTCTCACTGACCATAATCAAATGCTATATTACCTTTATTGTTGGTCTCAGGTAATGTGAGAAAGTATGGCTTGCAACAGAGGTACTAATCACTCAggttcttctcaaaaataataaaaatcaccTGGATTATAAGTCAATGAGTGAATATCATGTAGGCAgttccaaattttcaattagttAAACTGGTAAAGTTTGTAATTAAGATTTAATTTATACTCCTTTGTCATAGTTTATCCCACGAGATCCTCTCCATTTCgttgttgaaattttatttatttaaatttaaagtgATACATCGGTTTTAAATAACGCAACACTTTGATACGCTATTTAGTTTTATAATAGACTGCCTAATTATCAAAGTTCAAAACCCTTAAGTAGAAAATAAAGCAATTGTAACATGAAGTAAAAAGGGGCATTTAGGATGAGTCGAGAAAATATCAACAATTAACATTTCAATGAATTAGAGACATTTGAAACTAGTCCACTTTATCTCTTAAATAAAACATCTACAAGATATATTCCATATAAGAGATTTGTCTTATTAGAGATGAACTCTGGTTAGACAAGCCAAGTTGAGTGAGAACTGAGAACTGAGAAGTGGATAAAACTATGACATGTATAGCTGCGTCATCTTGTTAAAAATAAGGCTATTTAAAGGTTTAAATTAGTGACTTGGGTTTATTTATAACTATCCAATTTAACCTGTAGTGATAACTTTACTAAAGCAATGGCTTAACATGTGTTTTTTTATGCAACATTATTGGAAGGATCCATTGTCCACAGACATTCAAACACACACAGTctaacttttctttctttccttt is a genomic window of Quercus lobata isolate SW786 chromosome 2, ValleyOak3.0 Primary Assembly, whole genome shotgun sequence containing:
- the LOC115974151 gene encoding uncharacterized protein LOC115974151; amino-acid sequence: MLGWIQVTVVALSIVVLTSLLVLLVWRWCRCRQRKEVVEPLGVPSFRATGIGNNVSRASVHHQPDNSEARRRGNHVFQRGVSVKPLFSWGDNPSLITDAVENGWSQFAFMDNNTSTRSTSLLGLCAVGDQRNETEAEISWEVCPGSVEYMQKIRFNSGLKRVSLSQPSTTATTVIRTALPLPGPSLGNNIAFPQEAYFEVTILFSHGDDKESVGKAKEGEKTKLIQESLNGKANYSESLVHVTSSSHRVNKFEELKVDIEESGKGGEAVKLSLGLTAGGSLPSKLPGSYPGSIGFNSNGSVYLEGIKLVFESEEAEWGRTDKVIGCGFHPKQKKVFFTVDSELVHVVHCKSEEFGTPLYPILAANTDILVLVNMGQSVFKYGPANAQRTPNPCFIQPPLNSPASGIDYEDSTDLFSMKFDSNYFNSYTIRGSQNGTSKHTKDSDHEGEVELFEIVLEESGRPSDAMQ